A window of Castanea sativa cultivar Marrone di Chiusa Pesio chromosome 1, ASM4071231v1 contains these coding sequences:
- the LOC142629824 gene encoding pentatricopeptide repeat-containing protein At3g14330-like, with protein MGFRCESWRRNYSKLNNCLLPTTRGALKWVHRPGVVYDQLHLLLSRDKGNHDLLKNPTIKTKFITLFSVCGLMDEALGVFEDGLEHELVPESVWVAMAIGFSKNGHSKEALLIYCGMLSRLVQPGNFAFSMALKACADLCELRVGKAVHAQIMKCNEEPDQVVNNALLRLYTECGCFDEVLFTENKCLDHWTLSGECKERRLDSVGLLLQVLPVYSQLTVLNSGKEIHAQIVKSTRKPDVPVLNSLMDMYAKCGATDYSRRVFDGMQSEDLTSWNTMLTGYAVNGCLQKAMEIFNEMVECGIRPDAVTFIALLSGCSHAGLTDEGQRLFNKMKKNYGLSPSVEHYACLVDMLGRAGRIKEALEVVKFMPMKPIGSIWGSLLNSCRLHGNVSLGEAIAEQLFELEPNNPGNYVLLSNIYANAGMWGNVKIVRNMMERRGMKKEAGCSWVQIKNRIHTFVAGGGFEFRNSAEYKKVWNQLMDAMEAFGYVPNTGVVLHDVNEATKSIWLCGNSERLATVFSLIHSSSGAPIRITKNLRVCVDCHTWMKIVSSVTRRVIVLRDTNRFHHFRGGACSFKDYW; from the exons ATGGGTTTTAGATGTGAATCTTGGCGCCGGAACTATTCAAAGCTGAACAACTGTCTGTTGCCGACGACAAGAGGGGCCTTGAAATGGGTGCATCGGCCAGGCGTGGTTTATGATCAG TTGCACCTACTCCTATCTAGAGATAAAGGCAATCATGATCTTCTCAAGAACCCCACCATAAAAACCAAGTTCATCACGCTTTTCTCAGTTTGCGGCCTAATGGATGAGGCCCTTGGCGTGTTCGAGGATGGACTTGAACATGAACTTGTACCCGAATCCGTCTGGGTGGCAATGGCTATTGGGTTTTCAAAAAATGGGCATTCGAAAGAAGCTTTACTTATATATTGTGGCATGTTGTCCCGGTTAGTTCAACCGGGTAATTTTGCGTTTTCGATGGCCTTGAAGGCTTGTGCAGATTTATGTGAACTGCGGGTTGGTAAAGCAGTCCACGCCCAGATCATGAAGTGTAACGAAGAACCAGATCAAGTAGTGAATAATGCTCTTTTGAGGTTGTATACTGAGTGTGGGTGTTTTGATGAG GTTTTGTTCACCGAAAACAAGTGTTTGGATCACTGGACACTTTCAGGAGAATGCAAGGAGAGGAGATTGGATTCAGTTGGGTTACTCTTACAAGTCTTACCGGTTTATTCCCAACTAACTGTGCTTAATAGTGGGAAAGAGATACACGCCCAGATTGTGAAGTCCACTAGAAAACCTGATGTCCCAGTACTAAACTCACTTATGGACATGTATGCAAAATGTGGAGCAACAGATTACTCCAGGAGAGTGTTTGATGGAATGCAGAGTGAAGATTTGACTTCGTGGAATACCATGCTGACAGGATATGCTGTCAATGGGTGTCTACAAAAGGCAATGGAGATTTTTAATGAAATGGTTGAGTGTGGCATTAGACCAGATGCAGTAACGTTTATTGCCTTACTGTCGGGTTGTAGTCATGCAGGGCTTACTGATGAGGGACAAAGATTGTTcaataaaatgaagaagaattATGGGTTGTCACCAAGTGTAGAGCATTATGCTTGTTTGGTGGATATGTTGGGTAGAGCTGGGAGAATCAAGGAGGCACTAGAGGTAGTGAAATTCATGCCTATGAAGCCAATTGGCAGCATATGGGGATCATTACTCAATTCATGTCGGCTCCATGGCAATGTTTCTCTAGGTGAGGCTATTGCAGAGCAGTTGTTTGAGCTTGAACCTAACAATCCTGGAAATTATGTGCTGCTCTCAAACATTTATGCGAATGCAGGAATGTGGGGTAATGTCAAGATAGTTAGAAACATGATGGAAAGAAGGGGAATGAAGAAAGAGGCAGGGTGCAGTTGGGTACAAATAAAGAATAGAATTCACACTTTCGTGGCAGGTGGAGGTtttgaatttcgtaattctgCTGAGTATAAGAAGGTTTGGAATCAACTGATGGATGCTATGGAAGCATTTGGATATGTCCCTAATACTGGTGTTGTACTTCATGATGTAAACGAagcaacaaaatcaatttgGCTTTGTGGTAATAGTGAACGACTAGCAACTGTATTTTCACTAATTCACAGTTCTTCCGGAGCGCCAATTAGAATTACAAAGAACCTTCGTGTTTGTGTGGATTGTCACACCTGGATGAAGATTGTTTCAAGTGTTACTAGGAGGGTGATTGTTTTAAGAGATACCAATCGTTTCCACCATTTCAGGGGAGGAGCCTGCTCTTTCAAGGACTACTGGTGA
- the LOC142606980 gene encoding LOW QUALITY PROTEIN: protein GAMETE EXPRESSED 1-like (The sequence of the model RefSeq protein was modified relative to this genomic sequence to represent the inferred CDS: substituted 2 bases at 2 genomic stop codons), translating into MGRHRRLLLLLLLIXASYSLKCKXWSWLSSSGTKDNSGLAEFSMEGFNDQKGTRLVESAKNKLVGTNSCWQNAYRNLFSGCSEIIAVDEKRSRFAWHLSDCFQKDSGRQPFPSCDLKFAIAKCLKGLSEDEYQVYLAFYLETNSICRQLQNHAFKQQTERLVNELKILAQLAEDKLEIIEGKTESLLQNSNEIHDSLNSIDTPIQLVVLTTKNVGDHIDVILKHSEVLYEQSEELAASQSELQEGQVEMRRNLVDGMTMLNDSYNILGQEIDNLRNEAIEIEKGITKVGDAMSIKMENLQSKADDIGNMAVISLDKQQQLLDEQSMALEGLQILTEFQSEALEESRTLQQFTEYSHKQQEELLRQQEQLHRVHDHLMENSKSILAAQESFESKQAGMFIVLDNLFALHNAMLLESRVIKAFFVYCISILIIYMFTSTKQTYKVRPRLYIGLCATFVIEVAILRLATNENIERRSWIINLNRLLFVLLASIQILHAICTYRDFEVLNHQMLLTLIEKINGLDRDRHKESSWDLDSDENWSTWIDSDLPEDVNNFEDPDYILPEEVGENSIMTTSITRKYNLRHR; encoded by the exons ATGGGTCGTCATCGTCGTCTACTTCTTCTGCTGCTGTTAATTTGAGCCTCATATTCATTGAAGTGCAAGTAATGGAGTTGGTTATCTTCTTCTGGTACAAAGGATAATTCTGGCCTTGCTGAATTCTCCATGGAAGGTTTTAATGATCAGAAGGGAACCAGGCTAGTGGAAAGTGCTAAAAACAAATTAGTTGGTACAAACTCTTGTTGGCAAAATGCTTACCGGAATCTCTTTTCTGGATGCTCAGAGATTATTGCTGTGGATGAGAAGCGGTCTAGATTTGCTTGGCATCTTAGTGATTGCTTTCAAAAGGACTCTGGGAGGCAGCCTTTTCCTTCTTGTGACCTGAAATTTGCCATTGCTAAATGCTTAAAGGGCTTGAGTGAAGATGAGTACCAGGTTTATCTTGCATTTTATCTTGAAACTAACTCCATCTGCCGTCAGTTACA GAATCACGCATTCAAGCAACAAACAGAAAGATTAGTAAATGAACTGAAAATTTTAGCCCAACTGGCTGAAGAcaaattagaaattatagaaGGAAAAACAGAATCTCTATTGCAGAACTCAAATGAAATTCATGACTCTTTAAATTCCATTGATACTCCAATTCAACTCGTAGTTCTAACAACGAAGAATGTAGGAGATCATATAGATGTCATTCTCAAGCATTCAGAAGTTTTATATGAGCAATCAGAGGAGCTTGCAGCTTCTCAATCAGAGCTGCAAGAAGGACAAGTGGAAATGAGGAGAAATTTGGTGGATGGGATGACAATGCTTAATGATTCTTACAATATTTTGGGCCAAGAAATAGATAATTTAAGAAATGAAGCTATCGAAATTGAGAAGGGGATAACTAAAGTTGGAGATGCAATGTCTATAAAGATGGAAAATCTACAAAGCAAAGCAGATGACATTGGGAATATGGCAGTTATTTCCTTAGATAAGCAGCAACAACTTTTGGATGAGCAATCCATGGCACTTGAGGGTCTTCAAATTTTAACTGAATTTCAATCTGAAGCATTAGAAGAGAGCAG AACTCTGCAACAGTTCACCGAATATAGCCACAAACAACAAGAAGAGCTTCTTCGGCAGCAAGAACAGCTTCATAGAGTTCATGACCACCTGATGGAAAATTCAAAGTCTATTTTAGCAGCTCAG GAATCTTTTGAATCAAAGCAAGCAGGcatgtttattgttttagaTAATCTCTTTGCTTTGCACAATGCCATGCTGCTTGAATCGCGAGTAATTAAAGCTTTCTTTGTGTACTGTATATCAATCTTGATCATCTATATGTTCACTAGCACAAAGCAAACATACAAAGTCAGGCCCAGGCTATATATCG ggCTTTGTGCTACATTCGTAATAGAAGTTGCGATACTTCGGCTTGCAACAAATGAGAATATTGAACGAAGATCATGGATAATAAATTTGAACAGGTTGCTCTTTGTGCTTCTTGCTTCAATCCAGATTCTACATGCCATATGCACATACAG AGACTTTGAAGTGCTGAACCATCAGATGCTTCTAACATTAATTGAGAAGATTAATGGCTTGGATAGAGATAGACACAAGGAATCGTCATGGGACTTGGATAGTGATGAAAACTGGTCTACATGGATTGACTCTGACTTACCAGAAGATGTAAACAATTTTGAGGACCCTGACTATATACTTCCAGAGGAAGTTGGAGAAAATTCAATCATGACCACTTcaattacaagaaaatataatctcCGCCACAGATAG
- the LOC142606970 gene encoding pentatricopeptide repeat-containing protein At3g14330, with product MIPAISLSINITVTTNIAATSTPKAHKHKRPLDSTLKSLTKAGKLGEALRVIESSPSKSVVSEPDLEAYSLFLHSCISRKSLEHGQRLYLHLLLSRDKGNYDLLKNPTIKTKFITLFSVCGLIDEALGVFEDGLEHELVPESVWVAMAIGFSKNGHSKEALLIYCGMLSRLVQLGNFAFSMALKACADLCELRVGKAVHAQIMKCNEEPDQVVNNALLRLYTECGCFDEVLRVFEEMPQQNVVSWNSLIAGFVHRKQVFESLDTFRRMQGEEIGFSWVTLTTVLPGCSQLTVLNSGKEIHAQIVKSTRKPDVPVLNSLVDMYAKCGATDYSRRVFDGMQSKDLTSWNTMLTGYAVNGCLQKAMEIFNEMVECGIRPDAVTFIALLSGCSHAGLTDEGQRLFNKMKKNYGLSPSVEHYACLVDMLGRAGRIKEALEVVKFMPMKPIGSIWGSLLNSCRLHGNVSLGEAIAEQLFELEPNNPGNYVLLSNIYANAGMWDNVKIVRDMMERRGMKKDAGCSWVQIKNRIHTFVAGGGFEFRNSAEYKKVWNKLMDAMEEIGYVPNTGVVLHDVNEATKSIWLCGHSERLATVFSLIHSSAGAPIRITKNLRVCVDCHTWMKIVSSVTRRVIVLRDTNRFHHFRGGACSCKDYW from the coding sequence ATGATTCCCGCCATTTCCCTATCAATTAACATAACCGTAACAACTAACATAGCGGCCACCTCAACACCCAAGGCTCACAAACACAAAAGACCTCTAGACTCAACCCTCAAATCTCTGACTAAAGCAGGAAAACTAGGCGAGGCCCTTCGTGTAATCGAATCATCACCGTCCAAATCTGTGGTGTCTGAGCCAGATCTTGAGGCCTACTCTCTTTTCCTCCACTCCTGCATCTCTAGGAAATCCTTAGAACATGGCCAAAGGCTCTACTTGCACCTTCTTCTATCTAGAGATAAAGGCAATTATGATCTTCTCAAGAACCCCACCATAAAAACCAAGTTCATCACGCTTTTCTCAGTTTGCGGCCTAATTGATGAGGCCCTTGGCGTGTTCGAGGATGGACTTGAACATGAACTTGTACCCGAATCCGTCTGGGTGGCAATGGCTATTGGGTTTTCAAAAAATGGGCATTCGAAAGAAGCTTTACTTATATATTGTGGCATGTTGTCCCGGTTAGTTCAACTGGGTAATTTTGCGTTTTCGATGGCCTTGAAGGCTTGTGCAGATTTATGTGAACTGCGGGTTGGTAAAGCAGTCCACGCCCAGATCATGAAGTGTAATGAAGAACCAGATCAAGTAGTGAATAATGCTCTTTTGAGGTTGTATACTGAGTGTGGGTGTTTTGATGAGGTACTAAGGGTGTTCGAAGAAATGCCTCAACAGAATGTTGTTTCTTGGAACTCTTTAATTGCAGGTTTTGTTCACCGAAAACAAGTGTTTGAATCACTGGACACTTTCAGGAGAATGCAAGGAGAGGAGATTGGATTCAGTTGGGTTACTCTTACAACAGTCTTGCCGGGTTGTTCCCAACTGACTGTGCTTAATAGTGGGAAAGAGATACACGCCCAGATTGTGAAGTCCACTAGAAAACCTGATGTCCCAGTGCTAAACTCACTTGTGGACATGTATGCAAAATGTGGAGCAACAGATTACTCCAGGAGAGTGTTTGATGGAATGCAGAGTAAAGATTTGACTTCGTGGAATACCATGCTGACAGGATATGCTGTCAATGGGTGTCTACAAAAGGCAATGGAGATTTTTAATGAGATGGTTGAGTGTGGCATTAGACCAGATGCAGTAACGTTTATTGCCTTACTGTCGGGTTGTAGTCATGCAGGGCTTACTGATGAGGGACAAAGATTGTTcaataaaatgaagaagaattATGGGCTGTCACCAAGTGTAGAGCATTATGCTTGTTTGGTGGATATGTTGGGTAGAGCTGGGAGAATCAAAGAGGCACTAGAGGTAGTGAAATTCATGCCTATGAAGCCAATTGGCAGCATATGGGGATCATTACTCAATTCATGTCGGCTCCATGGCAATGTTTCTCTAGGTGAGGCTATTGCAGAGCAGTTGTTTGAGCTTGAACCTAACAATCCTGGAAATTATGTGCTGCTCTCAAACATTTATGCGAATGCAGGAATGTGGGATAATGTCAAGATAGTTAGAGACATGATGGAAAGAAGGGGAATGAAGAAAGACGCAGGGTGCAGTTGGGTACAAATAAAGAATAGAATTCACACTTTCGTGGCAGGTGGAGGTtttgaatttcgtaattctgCTGAGTATAAGAAGGTTTGGAATAAACTGATGGATGCTATGGAAGAAATTGGATATGTCCCTAATACTGGTGTTGTACTTCATGATGTAAACGAagcaacaaaatcaatttgGCTTTGTGGGCATAGTGAACGACTAGCAACTGTATTTTCACTAATTCACAGTTCTGCCGGAGCGCCAATTAGAATTACAAAGAACCTTCGTGTTTGTGTGGATTGTCACACCTGGATGAAGATTGTTTCAAGTGTTACTAGGAGGGTGATTGTTTTAAGAGATACCAATCGTTTCCACCATTTCAGGGGAGGAGCCTGCTCTTGTAAGGACTACTGGTGA
- the LOC142610030 gene encoding putative oxidoreductase At4g09670, whose protein sequence is MAENPVRFGIIGCAEIARKVARAIDLAPNSILYAIASRSIEKAKNFAATNGLPENVKIYESYDQLLDDPCVDAVYMPLPTSLHVHWAVLAACKKKHLLLEKPAALDVAELEQILEACESNGVQFMDGSMWLHHPRTAKMKDLLSNYFGQLNFIHSQSTLSATPEFLESNIRVKPDLDALGALGDLAWYCIEAILWAKDYQLPTTVTALPDVTRNSAGVILSCTASLHWDQPDTTVATIHCSFLSHSSMDLAICASKGTLHVKDFIIPYQEHSASFDFTLGSKFVDLHIGWSVKPEEVCVTSQLPQEALMVQELARLVEGIRKSKFRPDSKWPEISRKTQLVMDAVKKSIDLGCKLVNL, encoded by the exons ATGGCTGAAAACCCAGTACGTTTTGGTATCATAGGATGCGCGGAGATAGCTAGGAAAGTGGCTAGAGCCATAGATTTAGCTCCCAATTCAATCCTCTACGCCATAGCCAGCCGTTCGATCGAAAAGGCTAAGAACTTTGCGGCCACAAATGGTTTACCCGAGAACGTGAAAATCTATGAGAGCTATGATCAGCTACTCGACGACCCATGTGTGGATGCAGTGTATATGCCACTACCCACTAGCCTTCACGTACACTGGGCAGTCTTGGCTGCCTGTAAAAAGAAGCATTTGCTTTTGGAAAAACCAGCGGCTCTTGATGTGGCAGAGCTTGAGCAGATATTGGAAGCATGCGAATCCAACGGTGTACAGTTCATGGATGGGAGCATGTGGCTGCATCATCCTAGGACTGCCAAAATGAAAGACTTGCTCTCTAATTACTTTGGACAACTTAACTTT ATCCACAGCCAATCGACTTTGTCAGCGACCCCAGAATTTCTAGAGAGCAACATAAGAGTGAAACCAGACTTGGACGCCCTTGGAGCGCTTGGAGACTTAGCGTGGTACTGCATTGAAGCCATCTTGTGGGCTAAGGACTACCAATTGCCAACTACAGTAACTGCTCTGCCTGATGTTACCCGGAACTCAGCTGGAGTCATCTTGTCATGCACGGCTTCTCTTCATTGGGATCAACCCGACACGACAGTTGCAACAATTCATTGCTCCTTCCTCTCCCACTCGTCCATGGACTTGGCCATTTGTGCTTCCAAAGgaaccttgcatgtcaaggaCTTCATAATCCCATATCAAGAGCATTCTGCTTCTTTTGACTTCACATTGGGCTCTAAGTTTGTCGATCTCCATATTGGGTGGAGTGTGAAACCTGAGGAAGTTTGCGTCACTTCTCAGCTTCCTCAAGAGGCTTTGATGGTTCAAGAGCTTGCAAGGCTAGTTGAGGGCATTAGAAAATCCAAGTTTCGCCCTGATAGTAAATGGCCTGAGATTAGTAGAAAGACGCAGTTAGTGATGGATGCAGTGAAGAAATCTATTGATCTTGGCTGCAAACTcgttaatttgtaa